GGTGTCTTCGGCGTAAGGAAGATGGTGAGCACGCTCGAACGCAAGGTTGAATCGCCCTGGGTTGCGACAACGTTGCCCGTGTAGATGAGCTTCTGTTCCTTGTCGAAATAGTCGAGCTTGACGGCTTCGATGTTGATCGGCTTGCCGGAGTTGCCGCCTGGCAGCACCGCGCCGCCGTTGCTCTTCTGCGCGAGCGCGGAGGACGCCGCGGCTACGGCGACTAGAAGCGCGACGGCGGCGGCGAGGCGCCGCGTCATCGAGAGGCCTGAGCGCTGGCGGCAGGCGCCGGCGCCTCGTCCGGCGCATCGAACGTAGAATCGATATGGCCGCGGAAGGCGATGACATGGCCGTTGTTGGAGATCGCCAGGTCGTCGGAGTTGACCACGCCGCCCTTCAAGTCGACGCGCAAGCGCTCGTGGGAGACGAGCAGCCCGGCTTGGAAGTTCATCGTCGCGCTTTGCATGTGGAACGTGTAGCCGCTCGTGTTGGCGATCTTCACGTCGCCGCTGAGCACCATCGTGTCGGCCTTGCTGTCGTAGAGGCCATGCTGCGAAAGAATGTGCGTCGATGTCTTGTCGGCCATCCCGACATTCGCATCGACCCCGATGAGCTCGATGACGCTCGGCTTGGTGATGTCCTGGATGCCGGACTTGGCGACGATCTGGTAGGGGCCGCCGCCCTGCTGGACGCCCGAGAGCTTCGGATTGTCCATCGTGATCTTGGTGCCGTGGACGCCGACCCCGCTCACCGTGATCGCCGGCAGATTCCGGAACGGATTGAAGATGGCGATGATAGCGATCGTCGACGGTCCGAGGATCGCGCCGAGCACGATGGCCCGCTTGAGCAGCCTGACCCGCGCGGTGTGGCGCGCCGCCGCCTTTACGGCGTTCGTGCGCTCCGGCGGCGTATAATCCATGCCGGCGCGCAAATCCCTGTCGCGGGCATCGACATAGGCCAGCCGATCGTCGACGTCGCTCGTCAGATCCGTCATCCTGGAAGAGACTCGGTCCCGCGCTGATCCGGCCTCGCAGCCTCAGCTTCTCACCGGTTTTTACACCGCCAGAACGGCGAACCTAAGGCAGCCGCCTCCGGCGCGCTCAGCTGTGCGAGAAGATGTCCGTCTCCGCCCACCCGTCGAGGTCGAGCCGAGCCCGCGTCGGCAGGAAGGCGAAGGCGGCCTCGGCATAGCCTGTCCGCCCCTCTCGCAGCAGCATCGCGTCGAGCGCCCCACGCAGCTGGTGCAGGTGCAGGACGTCGGAGGCGGCGTAGGCGAGCTGCGCGTCGCTCAGCGTGTCCGCGCCCCAGTCGGAGGACTGCTGCTGCTTCGAGATCTCGACGTTGAGAAGCTCCCGCACGAGGTCCTTCAGCCCGTGCCGGTCGGTGTAGGTCCGCGCCAGCTTGGACGCGATCTTGGTGCAGTAGACGGGCGCCGTGGTGACCTCGAAGGTCTTCATCAGCACCGCGACGTCGAAGCGGGCGAAATGGAACAGCTTGGTGACGGCGGGGTCGGTGAGCAGGGCTTCCAGCACGGGCGCGCGGGTCTGGCCGCGGGCGATCTGCACAAGGTCTGCGGTGCCGTCGCCGCGCGACAGCTGGACCACGCAGAGGCGATCGCGCCCCGGCACGAGGCCGAGCGTCTCGGTGTCGATCGCGACCACGGCACCGAGGCCGTGGTCCGGCGGCAGGTCGCCGCGGTGGAGTCGGATGGTCATGCGGAAAGCCGGGGTGAGAGCGAGTGCGGCGGGTAGCACCCGGCGTCCGGGGCGACAAGAGCGGCGCCGCCGCGCGTCTGGCGCCGAAATCGCGCGAGATCGAGGGAACCCGCAGAAAGCGCCGCCGTTTCTTCCCGATGTTGGAGGCGAGCATGCAGAAGAAGTTCGGGATCGTCGTCGTCGCTGCGATCGTGGGATCCGGAAACAAGCAGCAGAGCCGCCCCGGCGTGAGCAAGGCGTCGCGGCGTCGCACGATCGCTACGCAGCCTGGCGCGCTTCCCGCCGCAGCGTAGTCTATTCGCTTCAGATGCAGCCGATCAAAGCCCGCGTTCAGCGGGCTTTTTTGCGTCCGCTCGCCGGCTCAGCGCAGGCTCCGCCGCATGATCAGCGCCGTCGCCGCCTCGCCGCCCGCCGTTCGGTAGTACGACTTCCGCTCGCCGACCTGCTCGAACCCGAAATTGCGGTAGAGGGCGATCGCGGCCTGGTTCGTCGCCTCGACCTCGAGAAACCAGCTCTTCGCGCCGGCGACCTGGAGGCGCGCCATGCTGGCGTGCATGAGCCGCCGCGCGATTCCCTGGCTGCGGCGGCGCGGCTTCACGGCGATCGTCAGGATTTCCGCCTCGTCGGCGGCAAGGCGCGACAGGATGAACCCGACCAGCTCGTTGCCCCTCGCGTAGGCCCCTTCCGCGAAGGTCGTGCGCGCGGCGAGAAGGTCCTCGAAATCGGACTGCGGCCAGGGGTAACGGAAGCTCGCGGCGTGTAGCGCGGCGCACTCGTCGCTCTGCTCGGCGGAGAGCGCATCGAGGCGCGGCATGTCCTTTTGGAAGAGCCCGAACACGTTGCTCAGCCCACCACGGTCTCAGGGGCGCGCGCGGCCATCGGCTTGGCGTCCGGCGCCTTGAGGTAGAGCGGGCGCGGCGGCGCGCTGGCCGGATCGGCGAGGAGGCCGAGCCGCGCGACGAAGGCGATCTCGGGCGCGATGCGGTCGCCGACGATCTCCGCCTCTATGCCGCGCGACCAGGCCTCGATCGCAAGCAGCGGCGCGCCCGAGCCGGCGAGCCGGAGCGGGCCCGGGCCCAGCTCGCGCACCGCCTCGTCCTTCGAAGCGAAGCGCGGCATCAGGAGGATGCGGCCGTCGCCGTGAAAGGCGGCGAGAAACACGTGGCCGTGCCGGGCATCCACCGCCACGGCGACCGTGCCCGGCTTCTCCTCCAGGATGAGCGGCGCGGCGAGCGCGGCCAGCGTCGACACGCCGACGGCAGGAACGCCCCAGGCGAGCGCCAGCGCCCGCGCCGCGGCGATCCCGACCCGGAGCCCCGTGAACGAGCCGGGTCCGACGGTGACGGCGACGCGATCGATCGACTCGAAGCCGCCCTCGACGCGGCTCAACACGCGATCGATGAGCGGGATCAGCGCTTCGGCGTGCCCGCGCTCCATGCCGAGCGACTCCTGCGCCTCGGGCTCGATCGCGCCCTCCGTGAGCACGCACGCGGAGACGGCAGGCAAGGCGGTGTCGATCGCCAGAATCTTCATGGCGCGACTGTGACCGCTTTAGTCTTGCCGATCAATCGCGCCGAAGCGCGCGTCCGAGCGCGGCTCAGAAATACTCGAGGTAGAGCTTGATGCTGGCCCAGGTGACCGCGGCGATCTCGACGGCGACCAGGACGAGCCCGAGCGCTCTGAAGCGGGCGCTGTGCCAGGCGAGGAGACCGACGATCGCGGCGACGACGAGCGCGACGAACCCGCTAGCGGCCCACAGCGCGATCGTCCAGGGCTCGAGACCCGCCTCGATAAGCTCGCTCGGTCCGAGCGACGTCGGCATGACGACGAGGACCGACGCAATCAGGCCGCCGACGATGAGACAGAGAAAGGTTGCCGCCCATACGGCGGACGTGACGAGCTGTCGCCTCATGCCTCGCTCCCGCCCAGTGACGCAACGCGGGACGCGACCGATCGCATCGCGCCCGGGAGCGATCGGTGGTCACCAAGGAGAGTGGTCAATCGATGGCCATTCCGCGGCCGCAATGCGGGGCGGTGGCGAATAGACCGAATGTCGCTGGCGTGATGTTAAGGCGCCCTTCGAGCGGCCTGCAGCGCATCCCCTAGGCTCGGCCGCCAACGACAGGCGAGGCCATGCGCAAGCTTAAATCTCTTCTTCTCGCGAGTGCGGTGATTCCCGCCCTCGTCGTGACCCCGATGCAGGCGAGCTTCGCGCAAGCGCCCGACCAGGAGCGGCCCGGCCACGGCCCGCGCGGCGAGGGCGGCGGCATGCGCGGCGGCCCAGGACACGAGCCGGGCGAAGGCCCGCGCGGCGGTGCCCGCGGCGAGGGTGGCCCCGGCATGCGTGGCGGTCCGGGTCACGAGCCGGGCGAAGGCCCGCGCGGCGGTGCCCGCGGCGAGGGTGGCCCCGGCATGCGCGGCGGTCCGGGGCACGAGCCGGGCGAAGGCCCGCGTGGCGGTGCCCGCGGCGAGGGCGGTCCGGGCATGCGTGGCGGCCCGGGACACGAGCCGGGTGAAGGCCCGCGCGGCGAGGGCGGACCCAATGCGCACGGCGCTCCAGGCCGCGAGCCCGGCGAGGGGCCGCGGGGCCCCGGCGGCCAGCGGCATGCCCCGGCTAATGCCGAGCGCGCGGCGCCGGGGGCGCCCGGCGCGCCGGCAGAGAACGGCGCCGAGCGTCGCCAGGAGCGTCAGCAGGAACGCCAGCAGCGGCAAGACGATCGCCAGCAGCAGAAGCAAGAGCGGGCGGGTCGTCCCGGCGCCGATGCGCCAGGCGGCGACGAGACGCGGCAGCGCGGCCAGCGGCGGCAGGATCGCGAGGACCGCGGCCAGCGCGACGACAACGGCCGCGGGCCGGTCGGCGGTCCGCCGGCCGAGCCGCCGCGGGCGGGCGGGGCGCCGGGGCGTGGTCCCGACGCTGGTCCCGAGCGGCGGCTGGGCGGTCCCGAGCGTGGTCCGGGTCCGGGCGGGCCGGGCGGCGAGCGTGGTCCCGGGCCTGGCGTCGGCGATCGCGGACCGGGCGGCGATCGTCGCCTCGGCGACAATCCCGGTCGGCGCGACGACCGTCGTGGCATGAGCCCGGCGGGAGCGGCCGCGGTCGGTGCTGCGGCGGGCTTCGCCGGCGGCTTCATGGCCGGCACGGCCGCGAGCCGGATCGACGACATCCGCCGCGATCGCCGCGAGGTCCGCGAAGGCGACCGTACCTTCATCCGCGAGCCGGGCCGTACGATCGTCCAGGACGGCGACCGCCGCTTCCTCGTGCATGATCCGAACGACCGGTTCCGCGAGCTCGGCTATCGCTCGAACCGCGAGAGGCGCGGCAACAACTTCGTCGACACCGTCGTGCTCGCCGGCGGCGTCAGCGTCCTCACCTTCACGACTCCCGACGGCCGCCTGCTGCGCCGCGTGCGGCGCGGTCCGGACGGCCGCGAGGTAGTGCTGTTCGCCAACGACGTGCGCCCGGTGGAGGACGACGTCGTCGTCCTGCCGCCGCCGCCGATGCGCATTCCGCGCGACCGCTACGTCGTCGATTATGCCGACGTCGACGAGGGTACGATCTACGACACGCTGATCGCCCCCCCGCTGGCGCCGCCGCCGCAGCGCTACACGCTCGACCAGGTGCTCTACAGCCCGACGGTGCGCAACTACGTGCGCTCGGTCGACATCAACACGATCAACTTCGACACCGGATCGTGGGTGGTGCCGGGCGACCAGACCCGTAAGCTCGTCGCGCTGGCGCAGGCGATCAACAAGGCGGTCGACCGCGACCCGAGGTCGGTGTTCCTGATCGAGGGCTACACCGACGCCGTCGGCAACCCGACCGACAACCTGTCGCTCTCCGACCGCCGCGCGCAGTCGGTGGCGGCGATCCTGACGAAGGACTTCAACGTCCCGCCGGAAAACCTCACCACGCAGGGCTACGGCGATCAGAACCTGAGGGAGCAGACTTCGGGCCCGTCGGCCGCCAACCGGCGCGTCGTGGTGCGCAACATCACGCAGCTGCTCGCCGCGGGCGGTGCGCCGCCGCAATAGCGGGTCCGCTGAAGCCAAACCGCGCCTGCCGCGTTGCCGGTCATGGACCTTTTCATCCTGACCGGCGCCGGCATATCGGCGGAGAGCGGCATCGGCACGTTTCGCGACCCCGGCGGCCTGTGGGAGCAGCACGATCCGCGTCAGCTCGCGACGCCAGAGGCCTTCGAGCGGGACCCGATCCTGGTGCACCGCTTCTACAACTGGCGCCGCGAGACGTGCCGCCGCGCCGAGCCGAACGAGGCGCATCACGCGCTGGCGCGTCTCGATCGCGAGATGACGGCGCGCGGCGACCGGCTGATGCTCGTCACGCAGAACGTCGACGATCTGCACGAGCGCGCCGGCGCCCGCGTCGTGCACATGCACG
This Beijerinckiaceae bacterium RH AL1 DNA region includes the following protein-coding sequences:
- a CDS encoding tRNA threonylcarbamoyl adenosine modification protein YeaZ (fragment) (ID:RHAL1_00996;~source:Prodigal:2.6); amino-acid sequence: MKILAIDTALPAVSACVLTEGAIEPEAQESLGMERGHAEALIPLIDRVLSRVEGGFESIDRVAVTVGPGSFTGLRVGIAAARALALAWGVPAVGVSTLAALAAPLILEEKPGTVAVAVDARHGHVFLAAFHGDGRILLMPRFASKDEAVRELGPGPLRLAGSGAPLLAIEAWSRGIEAEIVGDRIAPEIAFVARLGLLADPASAPPRPLYLKAPDAKPMAARAPETVVG
- a CDS encoding Outer membrane protein OmpA (ID:RHAL1_00998;~source:Prodigal:2.6) yields the protein MRKLKSLLLASAVIPALVVTPMQASFAQAPDQERPGHGPRGEGGGMRGGPGHEPGEGPRGGARGEGGPGMRGGPGHEPGEGPRGGARGEGGPGMRGGPGHEPGEGPRGGARGEGGPGMRGGPGHEPGEGPRGEGGPNAHGAPGREPGEGPRGPGGQRHAPANAERAAPGAPGAPAENGAERRQERQQERQQRQDDRQQQKQERAGRPGADAPGGDETRQRGQRRQDREDRGQRDDNGRGPVGGPPAEPPRAGGAPGRGPDAGPERRLGGPERGPGPGGPGGERGPGPGVGDRGPGGDRRLGDNPGRRDDRRGMSPAGAAAVGAAAGFAGGFMAGTAASRIDDIRRDRREVREGDRTFIREPGRTIVQDGDRRFLVHDPNDRFRELGYRSNRERRGNNFVDTVVLAGGVSVLTFTTPDGRLLRRVRRGPDGREVVLFANDVRPVEDDVVVLPPPPMRIPRDRYVVDYADVDEGTIYDTLIAPPLAPPPQRYTLDQVLYSPTVRNYVRSVDINTINFDTGSWVVPGDQTRKLVALAQAINKAVDRDPRSVFLIEGYTDAVGNPTDNLSLSDRRAQSVAAILTKDFNVPPENLTTQGYGDQNLREQTSGPSAANRRVVVRNITQLLAAGGAPPQ
- the rimI gene encoding Ribosomal-protein-alanine N-acetyltransferase (ID:RHAL1_00995;~source:Prodigal:2.6): MFGLFQKDMPRLDALSAEQSDECAALHAASFRYPWPQSDFEDLLAARTTFAEGAYARGNELVGFILSRLAADEAEILTIAVKPRRRSQGIARRLMHASMARLQVAGAKSWFLEVEATNQAAIALYRNFGFEQVGERKSYYRTAGGEAATALIMRRSLR
- a CDS encoding 3'-5' exonuclease (ID:RHAL1_00993;~source:Prodigal:2.6): MTIRLHRGDLPPDHGLGAVVAIDTETLGLVPGRDRLCVVQLSRGDGTADLVQIARGQTRAPVLEALLTDPAVTKLFHFARFDVAVLMKTFEVTTAPVYCTKIASKLARTYTDRHGLKDLVRELLNVEISKQQQSSDWGADTLSDAQLAYAASDVLHLHQLRGALDAMLLREGRTGYAEAAFAFLPTRARLDLDGWAETDIFSHS
- a CDS encoding hypothetical protein (ID:RHAL1_00994;~source:Prodigal:2.6); translated protein: MQKKFGIVVVAAIVGSGNKQQSRPGVSKASRRRTIATQPGALPAAA
- a CDS encoding hypothetical protein (ID:RHAL1_00992;~conserved protein of unknown function;~source:Prodigal:2.6) gives rise to the protein MTDLTSDVDDRLAYVDARDRDLRAGMDYTPPERTNAVKAAARHTARVRLLKRAIVLGAILGPSTIAIIAIFNPFRNLPAITVSGVGVHGTKITMDNPKLSGVQQGGGPYQIVAKSGIQDITKPSVIELIGVDANVGMADKTSTHILSQHGLYDSKADTMVLSGDVKIANTSGYTFHMQSATMNFQAGLLVSHERLRVDLKGGVVNSDDLAISNNGHVIAFRGHIDSTFDAPDEAPAPAASAQASR
- a CDS encoding membrane protein of unknown function (ID:RHAL1_00997;~source:Prodigal:2.6), producing the protein MRRQLVTSAVWAATFLCLIVGGLIASVLVVMPTSLGPSELIEAGLEPWTIALWAASGFVALVVAAIVGLLAWHSARFRALGLVLVAVEIAAVTWASIKLYLEYF